One window from the genome of Anopheles merus strain MAF chromosome 3R, AmerM5.1, whole genome shotgun sequence encodes:
- the LOC121596547 gene encoding intraflagellar transport protein 57 homolog encodes MFRNEYNLAMERDSGSVSSVSSFQVDDLMEKLKLLNYERLLLKEMKMKQINRYYFLRSFNPGEQFFMFTSICAWLIRKIGKTFDQPQEFDDPNIVISRIIKVLQEMDVPTDFQTNRLIQGAGPICVYIMDCLATQALKLTKFQMKRPECRKEDDPMVDLIENDSEIILEKVEEEQMAGGSDDSDDERNGLFDLSFSDPARSGVGVRKETREYKVDSLSDSEAWRLELERVLPQLKVVVKTDPRDWRAHLEQMRNLRNNIDSATEETDSQLSKLQSDISYVMEKIESREKHLNNDLKDLIAQYKEILIEHNQTTAQIKQAEQERTEHEHELSKITNELENVKIQMEQRGNSMTDGSPLINIKKAIFRIKEELCEMDIKIGVMEQSLNSEIVRQGTQYAELDSLVMAAH; translated from the exons ATGTTCCGCAACGAGTACAACCTTGCGATGGAGCGAGACTCGGGCAGCGTATCGTCCGTGTCCTCCTTCCAGGTGGACGATCTGATGGAAAAGCTGAAGCTGCTGAACTACGAGCGACTCCTGCTGAAGGAGatgaaaatgaagcaaatcaaTCGCTACTACTTCCTGCGCTCCTTCAACCCGGGCGAACAGTTTTTCATGTTCACCTCGATCTGTGCCTGGCTGATACGCAAGATCGGCAAAACGTTCGACCAGCCGCAGGAGTTTGACGACCCGAACATTGTCATATCGCGCATCATCAAGGTGCTCCAGGAGATG GATGTACCGACCGACTTCCAGACGAACCGGCTCATTCAGGGCGCCGGTCCCATCTGCGTCTACATTATGGACTGTCTGGCCACGCAGGCACTCAAGCTCACCAAGTTCCAGATGAAGCGGCCCGAGTGTCGCAAGGAAGACGACCCGATGGTCGACCTGATCGAGAACGATTCCGAAATCATACTGGAGAAGGTGGAAGAGGAACAGATGGCCGGTGGCAGTGACGACAGTGATGACGAGCGGAACGGTCTCTTCGATCTGAGCTTCTCCGATCCGGCCCGGTCTGGTGTTGGTGTGCGGAAGGAGACACGCGAGTATAAAGTGGATTCCCTGTCGGACAGTGAAGCGTGGCGTTTGGAGCTGGAACGCGTACTGCCGCAGTTGAAGGTGGTCGTAAAGACGGATCCACGTGACTGGAGGGCTCATCTGGAGCAGATGAGAAATTTGCGAAACAACATCGACTCG GCAACGGAGGAAACGGATAGTCAGTTATCGAAGCTACAGTCCGACATTAGCTACGTCATGGAGAAGATCGAAAGCCGCGAAAAGCACCTGAACAACGATCTGAAGGATTTGATCGCCCAGTACAAGGAGATCCTGATCGAGCACAACCAGACGACGGCCCAGATCAAGCAGGCCGAGCAGGAGCGGACCGAACACGAGCACGAACTGTCGAAGATTACGAACGAGCTGGAGAACGTGAAGATTCAGATGGAGCAGCGTGGCAATTCGATGACGGATGGCA GTCCACTGATCAACATCAAGAAGGCGATCTTTCGCATCAAGGAGGAGCTGTGCGAAATGGACATCAAGATTGGCGTGATGGAGCAATCGCTCAACTCGGAGATCGTTCGGCAAGGGACGCAGTACGCGGAGCTGGACTCGCTCGTAATGGCGGCTCActga